The nucleotide sequence ATTGTTccttaaaaatgttaatattaaCTGATGACGTACTCGAAAAGGTTTTCTTCTATTCTTATTcattacaaaatatatgaataagtacatataaatatattctcaATTAAAACTAGCTAACACCTTAATTCTCTGACTTAGTCTGTGAAGTATTGAAAATTTAAcgatattttaaaataatttgtttttattcagATTGTAACATGCTTCAAATACTGCTTAAGTTATTCTATTTATAGGATGAATAATTGCAGAAAATAGAGCGCTGCGTACAGCGATACTATATGATGTAATCTGGATTATTTATCTCTCAAGAATGCTTACTGAAACTGTGGAAGTAGCTTGCAGGACAGCATGCATTACATAGATAGGTAAAACGCAGAAtactaaaataattaaatctcTGGTTAGACTAGGAACTTCTGGGAAACCCAAGGGCGTGCACTTAATACAGATGTCACTCATCCATATTCCATAGTCTATTATTAAAGCAATTGCTTCAATTTATTTGCGTTAGATAGGGTCAAATATATTCAATGTATGCTCATGCGAATGTTTAATTGTTATCTACGAAACGGGTTTTAGTCGCTGACGATAAATAATCTTtaactaaatttatttttagtctgAGTAAAACACAACCAAGCCAAAAAACTCACCCTGTTAATTTAACTCCATTATCTTTCAATTGAAAAACCTTTGCCTTAAGTTgataacaatttatttaaaaagccATTCATAGGACCAAAAGAAAGTCCCCtaaaaattacacaaatttAAAAGTGCTATGGTTTTAAACACAAAaagtataatttattaaaacgCTACTTACAAACTAACAGATATAACATGATACAAAAGATTAACATCAATGGCTTGGAATGAGTTTAcaaagttataaaaataagCGTGCAATGGTTTAGCGATCAGTGAAGTGCTCCTCGACGTCGCCGCTACCCAGTCGTGGCGGCAACTGTTCTGAGAAGCGCAGCTGGCGCTATAAGTTCCCATCCAGGTTCTCCTCGGTGTTCTCCTCCACGATGGCCTCGTCCCAGGGCCCGTGAATGTTGAACTTGTACTGCTGCTGCCACACGAATATGAACGGGCAGACAAAGTTGATGAAAATGGTGGTGGAGGCGTAGAGATAGAGCACCGGGCGCGATATACAGTACAGCGCCATACAGCATATTGCAAATATAGGCAACATGAATCCAGCATGCCAATtcgcttccgtcattatgggATAAAGGACGAAAAAGACGGCAGCCTCGACAAGGAGCACGAAGGCGTGATACGAAGTCGGCAGGCGGGAGGCTAAGCAAATTGCTCCAAATATGGCGGCATTCAACGAGACGGCCTGCGCTTAACATGGAACAAGAAGTATTTGTATTATATAGGATTCTGAGGTGGAGTCAAGATCAATATACAATCAACACCAATAGCCGTAAATATTGCCTACCTTAGAGACCATGGCTACATCCAATCCATAGTGTCCAAATATCAGGTTGCCCAGAAGGACAAAGAAGGTCATTGTGTATATGGTGTCCGTGCTGATGGCCTGCGTTAGGGTGTGCAGCATCGGTGAGAATAAGTAGCCGAAGAGGACCACTGTGACCAGGGTTTTGGAATCCTCGCCCAGCAGGGCCCAGCTGAGACTCCTTCCTCGGTAGCACAGGTATCCAATGCCTGTGATCCCGCAACTGGGTACCAGGATCGTGGTGGGCGACACGCTGTCGCTGAGCATAAGTTGGTAGAGTATTAGGAAGCCGGTGATGCAGGAGATCTGATTATTAAGCACTGTAATACCGGCAATTGCTTCGCCGAACGTGTATATTCTACAATGTAGATTCGTGCGCAGATCCTTCAGAAAGCTGGCATCCGTGTAGTTGTCCGGATATTCCCGGTTGGAGTACAGGTTCTTCACCCATGGCTGCCGTTTCGATTGCCCATTTTTTACCattcttaaatttaaaaattgtttgtttacaattCTATTAGTGCTGGGTTATCAGCGTTCGATAGTATCAGTTACTATCGACATATCGATATTGTTTTATCCACTGAAAAGTATTGAAAGTAAGTGCTGGTCACACTGTCATAGTGATGCATGTTTCACTTGAAATATCGATGATGATagtttaatttgaaatattaataaactGTTCATTATCTAAACAAGGGGTTTTACAGCAAGCTAATAATATACAAATCTTATTCTGAAAATTATCCCCAAGCAGAAGTGACTCGCCTACATCGATAAGAACATCCGCTGGTGTTGCGCAAAACAGTTACTCGAGCTATCGATACTTGTTCGAGTGGTTGAACCACCACTACCTTGAATTCGGAAATTTTTTGACgcacttgtttgttttgtttacaattaCGCCACGAAAGTAAATCGGCAGCTACGAAAAAACATTAGGGATTCGTGCGGCGGGTAAACGATCAGTGGACAGTGAAGCAGTCCGTCCGGGGAGAACGCCCCATGAGCAGTTTTACAAACAAATCGCCGGTCGCGTGTTCTCTCGCCAGAGAAACCCCAGAATTTCCGAGAATAGCTATTTATGGCTTCGAATGCGCAACTCGGGAAAATCATTTTGATATCTGCAATCGCCGTGTTCTTCTATTACTTCTTTTGGGTGGCCGTCCTCCCGTTTATGCTCATCGATGAAGGTGAGTTTTCCACGGCTTCCGTTATTCACCCGCTAATACATAAGTTTTATTGAATAATCTCGCGCTTTTGTATAGTAATTAAAGTGACGCCGCGGCGTAAATTGGTCACGATGTTCAATTATATATAGTTGGCAGTGTACGAGGATGAACCCGTGTGTTTTACAGAGGTGACCACCCTAACACGGGTTACCTGGAATGCGGCTGTACGATGCTCTAAGCTCGGGTCAAGGTCACCGACGACTAGTGATGATAGGAGTACAGTATTCGCCCGATATGTGCACAGTCAAACTAGTTAGCTATTGTAGAGTCTAGGCATGTACAATCAGCgataaaaacgaaaacgtgCTTAACCAGTGGTACCACTGTATTATGTGGTTCCAAATCTGGGTGTGTACTTAGCTAATTATTTTCGGTAGTTTTTCCGCCTGGATATTGGCTCTTCACTTTATACGTAAATATTTCATGATCGTAGTTTTGCCGTTCCGtgacaattttaatttgttgctaTTAAGAGTaatcataaaaacaatataCTTACGTATTTTCTTTCCTGGCCTGTTATCAAATGAAACACTTGTGAACATGAGTATACTTTACAAACTTTTACAGGCAATCCCATTCGGCTGTTCTTTCCACCGCTGAAGTACGCTTTCATTGTGCCCACCGTGTTCGGGGTGATCTTCCTCGGCGGCATCGCCGCGTTCTCCTTTTACCACATCTGGAGCCTGAGAGTGAAACGTGATTAAGGGGGTTATCCGGGGGGTTATCTTGCTCGGTGCGAACGCGAACGTACGATTCCACTGAAAAACAAGGAAGAGCGATAGTCAGTCGTGGACAAGATGCCGCAGTGGCTGGTCATTGGTATCTCGGGAGTCACCTGTGGTGGCAAAACTACGCTAGCCCACAGCCTGCACGACTACTTCAAGGGTCTGAGAGGAGCGCCGCTGTGGAACTCGCCGTACACCATTGGCGAGGTGCGTCTGATCTCGCAGGATGACTACTTTCTGCCCGTGGAGGACAAGCGACATCAGCGAAATGAGGCGCTCAACGCCATCAACTTCGAGCTCATCACCTCGCTGGACATGGCCAAGATGCTGAACGACATAGCGCACATAATCAAGGGGCGCCATGTGGCTCCCGAGCCACAGGAGCACCTTGTGACGTATGCCAACTTCGAGCACTACGCCCAGCAGTTCCAGCAGCAGTACCAGTACAATGCGAACTACTACAAACAGGCCAATGGCGGGGTCTATCAATATCCGCCACAGCAGCACCCGAGACATCACCCccatcaccagcagcaccaccaccagcaccatcaaatccagcagcagcagcagcacattATGAGCATCAATGCGCAGATTGCCGCCCAGCTGAGGGACAAGAAGGTCAATTTCCTCCTGGTCGAGGGATTCATGATCTTCAACCAGCCGGAGCTGCTGGCCCTGTGCAACATTAAGTACCACTTCCATCTGCCATATGAGAAGTGCTTCGAACGGCGCAGTAAGCGCACATACGATCCACCCGATGTCACGGGCTACTTCGAGCTCTGTGTGTGGCCGCACTACGAAAAGAACTTCAGCGAGTACCGCGACTGCAAGGACATTACATTCCTCAATGGCGAGATCGCCAAAGAGAAGATCCTCGCGTTCGTCCTTCATCGCATCGTCCACTACTTCAAGGAGCGCTGCGAGgttccagctcctgctcccgTCGTCTGCCCGCCGCAGCAGAAACGGTTCGGTATGCTCTACATGGGTCCGAGCAATAACAACGTCATGCCGTCGGCGTGTCCCATGGAGCAATAGTTTGTCCTTGGATTCAGAGTACAATAATTGAATATTGTATAGTAGTAGGATGTTAAACGGTTCAAAATTGTTTGGATTACTTCTCCGAATCGTGGCTAAAATTCCCATATTACGTTATAGTTGTAAGCTACTCTAAGGGTGGTtcgattttaaattgttaaaagtATGATctaaaatcaattatttaattcaaattaaaaatgtgagTTTTTGGAACTTGAGCAAATGTTAAGCACCGCAAAGTCCAAAGAAAAGTGCAGTATTGTTTAGAGAATATTTTGATTGTTTGATTGCCCAACCTACAACTTCCACGACCAATTTGCTTACAGTTTCTAGCTTCTTTTTACGGAACAATCGAAACAAATCGACCCGCCCTAGAATACAACTATTATTAGTTAGTCtttatttcgtattaagaTAGTTATTATGGGTGACATGGTCTCTCTTGTGGAGAATGCTCTTGTAACCAGATTGTGAAATGAAGAAACTCGGTTCAGGAATTCATATTTAGCTGTGCTAActattatattgtattgttTACTATTACGTCATGGAATTTAGAAAAACCCCAACGAGGCATTTGGTGTGGGGCGTTTTTATGGAGTCGAAAAGTTATTGTACTATATAAtggatatttatatatgcacCTTGTAAATACCGTAGTGTATATTTACCAAATTAAACCTAGCTTTAAGACTATGACCTAAaagaattatatatttttttcttgtgcgaaacaaaacacacatacGAATAAACAGACATTTAACCTCAAGCCAAGTGTCGTTTTCGAACTAGCAAATTTGTTTATTCCGCTACAGAAGCCGATTGCCGCGATCCGTTTCAAGGGCTCGCAGAACaggtaaaataataaatatataaattaaaaaatacaatcATTACATATACAGGCTTGTCATCGCTATGGGTATGGTATTCGCGTATGCTAGTTAGTGAAGAGGAGCGCAGCGGAGGCCCGTGGCTTGCCAAATTATTGCCAATTCAGTGAGTAGTTGGTGTTTCAATCGTGGTCGGGCTACATGGATTATATCAATGTACTTCTTAATGCTTACAATTACGTTAATAACTTCTTGCTTTTATGACGCGCATGTGGATATTAGAGCAGCTGTAATTCAAAAAGGAATCACGTAAATAAAAGTGTGACGGGGCACATGCGGTATGCAGTTGCTCACCGATGGCAGCCCTGCCCTAGAGGGCGTCCCAGTCGGTCTGACTGTTGTAGACCTCCTCCTCCAGCCAGACCGCGTAATTGGCCTTGAAGTAATCCGTCAGCTCGACCTTGCGATCCCACCAACCCGAGTGACCGAAGAAGGCAAAGTCCGAGTGGGTAAGGATCTCGTCGCTGGGAAAGCCACCCTCCACACCATAGTCgttgagctgctgctgctggttgtgGCCGCCATTGCCACCGCCACCGTTGTTTCCATAGCCATTTGCGTCGCCATTATTGCCACATCCATTGTTGCCCGCCATCATGTTGGATTGCTGGGCGTTCTCCGCATTCTGAGCTGCCGTGCCGTTGTTTCCACACTTCTGGGTGGCTTCCGGATAGCGTCGCAGGTTGAATCGATCCACGCAGGCCCGCAGCGTACACTCCTCCGCCTGGAAGTCCCAGGGACGCGACTCCAAGTCGTTGCCAAAGGCCCAATCGTCGTTTAGACGATGCCGCACCTTGGCGTAAATTGCACTCATGGTCTTCATATTGGACTTCCGCCACTGGCGGCCCAAGTACTTGGTCTGCATCTTGAGCAGCTTCAGCACGTACAGCTGCATCATGGCGTGGCGCACCTTAAGCGTCTTCTTCAGGATTGGTGCCGACTTGAATACCACCAGCATCATCACTCGCGAGTGCTTCCACTTGATCAGCTTGTTGAGGATGCGCAGCAGGTTTATGCAGGAGAACACGTTCCGCCAAGAGTAGGACTTATCGGACATCTCTCCGCCATACACAAAGCTATCGCCACTCAAATCCGGTTGCTCACCAATCACACACGACGGGAAATCGAGCAGAGGAATGGAGTTCTTGGTGTTCACGTACTCCGTGATTGTCTGATTGAAGAACTTCAAAACCAGCGGGATGCAGTTGGCGAACACGAGATGCTGCGACATGAACTCAAACTGGTAAACATGGTTTATCTTGAAATGCTTTAAATATAGCAGGATGATGGCCGAGACAGCCTTCACAATGATCTCCTTGTGCCGACCAATGTCGACGGTTAGCTTTGTTGATTGGGTGGCCGTCAGCGGCATCTTCCTAGGCAGCACATCGGCCATTATGTTGATGCTCTCCGTCTTGGACTTGGACGTTGGCGAAGCTGCCAGCAGGACCTTGAGAAGGGCGATCATATACTGCGGCAGGTTTGGCAGGATGGCTTGGTACAACACCTCAGCCGGGGTCAGTTTGATTTCGTCCTCGTGCGTGGAAATGGGGTTCCTAGCTATGTCCTCCTCCTTCTTAATTTGCACATCGGCCAGGCTCATATACATGTGCCGCTGCAGCGTCTTAAAGCCCTCGTGAATGGGTTGCGGCAGTCCAGCCAGACTCTCGTGGTCACCAATCAGTGAATACCCGATGAACTTATTCCGCGAAATGTCCAGAAACTGGTCAATGTCCTTTTGTCGCACCTTAGGCGTCCAGGGCAGGCGAGCCGTGATCTGTACCGGAGGCACAGCAGCGGGTGGCTGTGTTAGGCTAGGCTGGTTGTTTGGATTTGCCGTCGAGGTGGTGGATGCCGACGAAGAGGGGTCATCGTAGGGTCGGTAGTACTGAGAGAGTTCTTCCTCCCCGTTTCCGCCATTGCCGCTGCCATTGTTGGCATTATTTTGACCCTCGTTGCCGCCCATCTCCATGTCTATCTGCTCGGGCTCGTCCAAAAAACGCTGCTTCATCAGGGAGCGTCTGTGCGGCAAGGAAAATGAATGTATTGAAAAGTGTACATAAGTGATCTAAGACTCCGCTTACTTGAAGTTCCGCTTGGGATACTGGTTCTCCAGTATATCAGTAGCTGTGGCCGGCGGTGAGCTGGCTCGCATGCACTTGGTAACCTCCAGCGTGTCCTCGGTGATGGGTTCCAAACCCACCTTCAATCGATACTCGTTCTTGAGATTCTTGAGCACATCCATGCCTCCCAGTCCCAGCAGCGAAACTTTCCACAGCAGGAGGACAACCTTCTTCATGGGGAACTGCGGTGCTGCGCCACTGCAAAACCGTGTGATCATGCCCAACAGCTTGACGGCCAGAAGTTCGCCATCTGGTAGTGGTGAGTTGATTTCTTGCACAAAGGAGTCGGCCAGCTCTCTGTAGTCTTCGCTGCCCTTTTCCTTTTCATCGCGAATCGTTTCTGTGATGATGTAGAGCACAGATAGGATCACCCGAATGTCCGTGGAGTCCACAAGCGTGACGTTAGTGATCTTGACGGCCACAATGTCCGGAGAGCAGGCGCTTTCGATCTCCATGTTGAGCAGGTCGATGAAGGAGGCGAAGACGCCGAGTTGGTAGAGCACCAGCACATTGTCCCTGGTGATCTGGTGCTGCTCCTCGTCCGACTGAACCTCCGCCCAGCAGCCTTGGGCCAGGTAAAGGATGCACCGGGCGGCCTGCATGCGAAAGGATCGATCGGAGACCTCCAGCTGGTCCACCAGCTTCATCACGATGCCGCGCTGGGAGGCGGAGTCCTGCTTCTGCCAGTTGGGCGGCAGGTCGTACAGCTCCATCTGGTCCTCGAAGGCCTTCACGTTCATCTGAAACTCGCTGAACTCCGTGTAGCTATACAGTTCAGCGATCTCGTTCTGATAGCCATCCACGTCCGCGTACACGAAGTCCAGGTCGGGCCCGTCGCAGTTGGCGTCCGCATCGTGGGTGTCCTGCTCAAAGGAGTTGTTTATGGATGTGAGCATCATTCCGCCAATCCTTTTTCGCCACACAGGGATCTCTTTTGTGTGGAAGTGTATGTGCGTGAGTGTGGGCTACTCGTGTATGTGTATCCTGCGGCGGTGGGCGGTGCGCCTGGCGTGGGCGTGGTTGCTCCTGCTCGCTGGTTTTCTCTCCCACTTGGTCTTAGTAGCACATGGACGTACTAAGCAATTCGCACTGCATTTCACTGGGTAATTTCGACTGCAATTTGTTTCtcgccaaaaacaaaaacgcacaatggaaaaagaagaaaattcGTACGACCGTTTGCTGTGTGGTCGGAAAATACCAAACAGCAAATGGTGTTGGCCGTCTGGCAAGGCCGTTCGATCGGATGTGGCAGCGACTGATGCAATTGCCGCtgctttaaatttgaaataaggGTTCTGTTTGATTTGTACTAATATTAGGAATAGGGATTGTTtcattttgatattttgtGTTTACAAAATGATAATCAATAGTAATGATATATACAATTTGAAGCTCTAATTAAAGGCTTTTACTTTCATGCTTAAATTTAGAAAGTAGGGCTTAACCACCACACTTGGCAACTCTGGAAAAGTTGTGCTCCTAGTGTGACCAGACCAGAACATTACAAGTGCTTTCACCTACACATATAAATAAGGGTTTTTGCAAGTCGCcggtttcagttttatttacGCTTCGAAAGTGAGAAAGTGCCCAGTTCCATTAGTCATTGCTATTACGCCATAAGTAAGCCCAAACAATAATACCCAGCTGTCGAGATTAAGCACAGCATAATCAGCCCAAAAACACAGCTGGTCGAGGTGacaagaatatatgtatatagagcAGGGAAAACAGTCGAATCGAATCTGAACTTTGCTCCCGATTTTCGCCCATATCAGCGTGAGCTTGCAGAATCTCGGCATTCGCATTCTATATTTGTATCCCTGCATCCGAA is from Drosophila melanogaster chromosome 3L and encodes:
- the PIG-C gene encoding phosphatidylinositol glycan anchor biosynthesis class C, isoform C, giving the protein MVKNGQSKRQPWVKNLYSNREYPDNYTDASFLKDLRTNLHCRIYTFGEAIAGITVLNNQISCITGFLILYQLMLSDSVSPTTILVPSCGITGIGYLCYRGRSLSWALLGEDSKTLVTVVLFGYLFSPMLHTLTQAISTDTIYTMTFFVLLGNLIFGHYGLDVAMVSKAVSLNAAIFGAICLASRLPTSYHAFVLLVEAAVFFVLYPIMTEANWHAGFMLPIFAICCMALYCISRPVLYLYASTTIFINFVCPFIFVWQQQYKFNIHGPWDEAIVEENTEENLDGNLXRQLRFSEQLPPRLGSGDVEEHFTDR
- the CG12016 gene encoding uncharacterized protein, isoform B, whose translation is MPQWLVIGISGVTCGGKTTLAHSLHDYFKGLRGAPLWNSPYTIGEVRLISQDDYFLPVEDKRHQRNEALNAINFELITSLDMAKMLNDIAHIIKGRHVAPEPQEHLVTYANFEHYAQQFQQQYQYNANYYKQANGGVYQYPPQQHPRHHPHHQQHHHQHHQIQQQQQHIMSINAQIAAQLRDKKVNFLLVEGFMIFNQPELLALCNIKYHFHLPYEKCFERRSKRTYDPPDVTGYFELCVWPHYEKNFSEYRDCKDITFLNGEIAKEKILAFVLHRIVHYFKERCEVPAPAPVVCPPQQKRFGMLYMGPSNNNVMPSACPMEQ
- the Strip gene encoding striatin interacting protein, isoform C; the encoded protein is MMLTSINNSFEQDTHDADANCDGPDLDFVYADVDGYQNEIAELYSYTEFSEFQMNVKAFEDQMELYDLPPNWQKQDSASQRGIVMKLVDQLEVSDRSFRMQAARCILYLAQGCWAEVQSDEEQHQITRDNVLVLYQLGVFASFIDLLNMEIESACSPDIVAVKITNVTLVDSTDIRVILSVLYIITETIRDEKEKGSEDYRELADSFVQEINSPLPDGELLAVKLLGMITRFCSGAAPQFPMKKVVLLLWKVSLLGLGGMDVLKNLKNEYRLKVGLEPITEDTLEVTKCMRASSPPATATDILENQYPKRNFKRSLMKQRFLDEPEQIDMEMGGNEGQNNANNGSGNGGNGEEELSQYYRPYDDPSSSASTTSTANPNNQPSLTQPPAAVPPVQITARLPWTPKVRQKDIDQFLDISRNKFIGYSLIGDHESLAGLPQPIHEGFKTLQRHMYMSLADVQIKKEEDIARNPISTHEDEIKLTPAEVLYQAILPNLPQYMIALLKVLLAASPTSKSKTESINIMADVLPRKMPLTATQSTKLTVDIGRHKEIIVKAVSAIILLYLKHFKINHVYQFEFMSQHLVFANCIPLVLKFFNQTITEYVNTKNSIPLLDFPSCVIGEQPDLSGDSFVYGGEMSDKSYSWRNVFSCINLLRILNKLIKWKHSRVMMLVVFKSAPILKKTLKVRHAMMQLYVLKLLKMQTKYLGRQWRKSNMKTMSAIYAKVRHRLNDDWAFGNDLESRPWDFQAEECTLRACVDRFNLRRYPEATQKCGNNGTAAQNAENAQQSNMMAGNNGCGNNGDANGYGNNGGGGNGGHNQQQQLNDYGVEGGFPSDEILTHSDFAFFGHSGWWDRKVELTDYFKANYAVWLEEEVYNSQTDWDAL
- the Strip gene encoding striatin interacting protein, isoform B translates to MAWKQKNKLLFDTCKNQLSCGAVNARSSMMQSIQSRINVLNTIAASSKRIERASVDTDTHDADANCDGPDLDFVYADVDGYQNEIAELYSYTEFSEFQMNVKAFEDQMELYDLPPNWQKQDSASQRGIVMKLVDQLEVSDRSFRMQAARCILYLAQGCWAEVQSDEEQHQITRDNVLVLYQLGVFASFIDLLNMEIESACSPDIVAVKITNVTLVDSTDIRVILSVLYIITETIRDEKEKGSEDYRELADSFVQEINSPLPDGELLAVKLLGMITRFCSGAAPQFPMKKVVLLLWKVSLLGLGGMDVLKNLKNEYRLKVGLEPITEDTLEVTKCMRASSPPATATDILENQYPKRNFKRSLMKQRFLDEPEQIDMEMGGNEGQNNANNGSGNGGNGEEELSQYYRPYDDPSSSASTTSTANPNNQPSLTQPPAAVPPVQITARLPWTPKVRQKDIDQFLDISRNKFIGYSLIGDHESLAGLPQPIHEGFKTLQRHMYMSLADVQIKKEEDIARNPISTHEDEIKLTPAEVLYQAILPNLPQYMIALLKVLLAASPTSKSKTESINIMADVLPRKMPLTATQSTKLTVDIGRHKEIIVKAVSAIILLYLKHFKINHVYQFEFMSQHLVFANCIPLVLKFFNQTITEYVNTKNSIPLLDFPSCVIGEQPDLSGDSFVYGGEMSDKSYSWRNVFSCINLLRILNKLIKWKHSRVMMLVVFKSAPILKKTLKVRHAMMQLYVLKLLKMQTKYLGRQWRKSNMKTMSAIYAKVRHRLNDDWAFGNDLESRPWDFQAEECTLRACVDRFNLRRYPEATQKCGNNGTAAQNAENAQQSNMMAGNNGCGNNGDANGYGNNGGGGNGGHNQQQQLNDYGVEGGFPSDEILTHSDFAFFGHSGWWDRKVELTDYFKANYAVWLEEEVYNSQTDWDAL
- the PIG-C gene encoding phosphatidylinositol glycan anchor biosynthesis class C, isoform B, whose amino-acid sequence is MVKNGQSKRQPWVKNLYSNREYPDNYTDASFLKDLRTNLHCRIYTFGEAIAGITVLNNQISCITGFLILYQLMLSDSVSPTTILVPSCGITGIGYLCYRGRSLSWALLGEDSKTLVTVVLFGYLFSPMLHTLTQAISTDTIYTMTFFVLLGNLIFGHYGLDVAMVSKAVSLNAAIFGAICLASRLPTSYHAFVLLVEAAVFFVLYPIMTEANWHAGFMLPIFAICCMALYCISRPVLYLYASTTIFINFVCPFIFVWQQQYKFNIHGPWDEAIVEENTEENLDGNL
- the Dpm2 gene encoding Dolichyl-phosphate mannosyltransferase subunit 2, whose amino-acid sequence is MASNAQLGKIILISAIAVFFYYFFWVAVLPFMLIDEGNPIRLFFPPLKYAFIVPTVFGVIFLGGIAAFSFYHIWSLRVKRD